GGACGTTACAATCAGAAAGAGAAGGAACTCCTTAAGAAAACCATTTGTGAACTTCCGAATATCCAGATTCGCGGTGCAAGAGGATTGGATTGGCAGAACTGCTATCCGCAGCCAGAATTCGATGTGGACAGTGTACTCTTCGACCTCAACTACTTCAAGTATTGTTTCCTGAAGCCTACCGATTTGGATTTTCACGAACTGAAGCTCGAAGCCAACTTCCGGCTTTTTGCCAAGGATCTGACATCAGAACCGATGGATTGTTTCCTTTATCGCGATTTTCAGGCGCGCAACATCATGCTGGATGATAAGGGAAATCCATACTTTATTGATTTTCAAGGTGGTAGGAAAGGACCGTTCTATTATGATCTCGCCTCATTCCTCTGGCAGGCATCTGCTAAGTATCCGTTCAAACTGCGCAGAGAACTGGTTTGGGAATACTACCAGTCATTGAAGCATTATACCGAGGTACCATCGGTGCGCCATTTTGTAAACCGGTTGAGTCTTTTTGTGCTCTTCCGTACCTTGCAGGTTTTGGGCGCCTACGGATTCCGCGGCTATTTCGAACGCAAGAAGCATTTCATCGACAGTATTCCGCCAGCTATCCAGAATCTGCGAGATCTTCTGAAGATGGGTGACAAGGTGTTCCCTTATCCTTATATGATGGATATGTTGAGAAGACTGACCGAATTGCCACAGTTCAAGGTGATAGAGAGTGTGGCGCTGAGTCGTGCAGACGGCTATAAGACTACCGACAACAATATCTATCGTGCGCATCCGCAGGACGGACCTGCCACCTATTCTAAATATGATGGTAAGGGACCGCTGGTGGTAAGAGTGTATAGTTTTTCTTTCCGTAAGGGCATTCCAGAGGATCCGTCGGGCAATGGTGGAGGTTATGTCTTCGACTGCAGAAGTACCCATAACCCTGGCAGATACGAGCCTTATAAGGAGTTGACGGGTCTGGATGAGCCTGTTATCCGATTCCTGGAGGATGATGGTGAGATATTGAAGTTCCTGGATCATGTCTATGCACTTGCCGACCATCATGTAAACCGCTACATACAGCGTGGTTTCACCTCTCTGATGTTCTGTTTCGGATGTACAGGCGGTCAGCATCGCAGTGTCTATTCTGCGCAGCATCTTGCCGAACATATTCACCGGAAGTTTGGTGTGGAAGTGCAAATCTGTCATCGTGAACAACAGATAGAGGAGGTTTTGCCTGCAAAATAAGAATAAATGGCGTGCAAATTTGGCTATCTCGCAAAAAGTTAGTAAATTTGCACGCACATTAAAATATAGCTATACAGCAATGATGCAAGCAATGATATTCGCAGCAGGTTTGGGCACTCGCCTTAAGCCACTTACCGACCGTATTCCGAAGGCATTGGTAAGTGTCGGTGGAGAACCTTTGCTCAAACGTGTCATCTTTCAGTTGAAGGATGCCGGTTTCACTCGCATTGTAGTGAACGTGCATCATTTCTCCAATCAAATCATCGATTATCTCAGAGAGAATGATAACTTCGGTA
This Segatella copri DSM 18205 DNA region includes the following protein-coding sequences:
- a CDS encoding RapZ C-terminal domain-containing protein, with translation MEKLIDLYKKWAGEEPADVIKLAGQGSNRQYFRIIGHDGDTVIGVIGTSRDEDHAFVYLAQHFQLRQLPVPQILAVSDDELCYLQTDLGGTSLFDAIKGGRDAGGRYNQKEKELLKKTICELPNIQIRGARGLDWQNCYPQPEFDVDSVLFDLNYFKYCFLKPTDLDFHELKLEANFRLFAKDLTSEPMDCFLYRDFQARNIMLDDKGNPYFIDFQGGRKGPFYYDLASFLWQASAKYPFKLRRELVWEYYQSLKHYTEVPSVRHFVNRLSLFVLFRTLQVLGAYGFRGYFERKKHFIDSIPPAIQNLRDLLKMGDKVFPYPYMMDMLRRLTELPQFKVIESVALSRADGYKTTDNNIYRAHPQDGPATYSKYDGKGPLVVRVYSFSFRKGIPEDPSGNGGGYVFDCRSTHNPGRYEPYKELTGLDEPVIRFLEDDGEILKFLDHVYALADHHVNRYIQRGFTSLMFCFGCTGGQHRSVYSAQHLAEHIHRKFGVEVQICHREQQIEEVLPAK